The window GTGACTGTCCCTCTTTGGTCTCTACCTGGAGTTCTATGGTGAAGACGCCTGTTTGAGGATCGGCTCCCTCTGACTTGCGCACCACTTTAGCACTTAGCGGCTTTTCGGGAGCGGCATCTGTGAGAATAGTTGCAGCATCGCCCAGCTCCAGCCCTGACCATTCCTTGTCGCTCACACCAACCTTAAATACCCAGCTGGATTTGCCGGCACCATTGGTGCGCAAAACAGGCGCACCCGAACTAACCACCTGACCGTCGTTCACCCATTTCTTCAGCACATAACCCCCGGCTGCAGCGCGTATTTCTGCAGAACCCTGGTTAAAGCGGGCAGCCGTGAGCTGCTGCCGGGCTATGGATAAGGCTGTCTGGGCATTCTGATACTGCTCCAGGGTAGCAACACTGTCTTTATAAAGATTTTCTGCCCGGGCAAAGTCACGTTCGGCTTTTTCAAGCCCCAGCTCGGCCTGCTTTACCCCGGCATTAATTTCGGTAAGGTCCAGTGTGGCCAGCAGCTGTCCTTTTTTTACATAATCGCCCTCTTTCACCAGCACACGGCTTACCACGCCACCAGTTTTGAAGGATAAGGTGGTTTCATCATCGGTGGTAAACTGACCGGATACCACAACAGGCTGTATGATCTCCTGTTGCTGAATGGCTGTTACGGTTACAGGAATAGGCGAATTGGCAGCTGGTATGGGCGTACTACTCTCGGCACTGCCACAGGCTTGCAGCAGTACTGCAACTACAGCCAGGGCAAGGATTGGTTTTAGAGATTGTATGTTCATTGCTAATAAGGTTAATGGTGAATAGGTTGTGCGCTGATCTCGCGTTCGTACTGGGCCAGGGCACCCAATACTTTGTAGGTGCTAAGGGTTAGCTGCAGCTGTGAGGTGGTAAGCTGGTTGCGTGCGTCGATGAACTCAATCAGTGAGTTTGTACCCTCCGTGTACCCCCGCTCCAACAGCTTAAAGTAGCCTTGCGCGGCCTGCAGGCGCTGTTGTGCCGCTGCATAGTTTTGATGGGCTGTTGCCAGGTTATTCTGTGCCACTGCTGCGGCCATCTCCAGCTGCTGCGAGGTTTGCTCAAAGCTTAGCTGCGAGTGCTTTACATCCAGCAGGGCCTGGCGTATTTCATAGCGGTTGCGAAAGCCACTGAACAGGGGCACA of the Flammeovirgaceae bacterium 311 genome contains:
- a CDS encoding RND family efflux transporter MFP subunit (COG0845 Membrane-fusion protein), producing MNIQSLKPILALAVVAVLLQACGSAESSTPIPAANSPIPVTVTAIQQQEIIQPVVVSGQFTTDDETTLSFKTGGVVSRVLVKEGDYVKKGQLLATLDLTEINAGVKQAELGLEKAERDFARAENLYKDSVATLEQYQNAQTALSIARQQLTAARFNQGSAEIRAAAGGYVLKKWVNDGQVVSSGAPVLRTNGAGKSSWVFKVGVSDKEWSGLELGDAATILTDAAPEKPLSAKVVRKSEGADPQTGVFTIELQVETKEGQSLASGLFGTATITPSRKARVWSIPHEALLDGNANKGFVFVTADNKTAKKVPVTIASLDNKWVYISSGLEGGGGLITRGSAYLTDNSTITIVK